In Colletotrichum higginsianum IMI 349063 chromosome 3, whole genome shotgun sequence, a genomic segment contains:
- a CDS encoding RWD repeat domain-containing protein: MSDDLKDEIEALNSIYGDDTLRPSPPNYILVLPGGPGATSLTIHFSDSYPDVPPEVLGTHSAGENAPRGAGARDLAIFREAVAAVYQPGAVCLFDAVEEFSRLLEVHADTEPSAPSPSLREEAEHETQPAPSFLSEEPPWIASEPFVELKSVFLARAAPVTSPEQAAGYVQHLLATDKKVRTATHNMTAWRIRGPNGTSFQDCDDDGETAAGSRLLHLMQLMDLWDVMVVVSRWYGGQKLGPRRFALINSAARDAFVKAGWVEEAGQGKKKGHSK; this comes from the coding sequence ATGTCAGACGATCTCAAAGACGAAATAGAGGCTCTCAACTCCATCTACGGAGACGACACTCTtcggccctcgccgcccaacTACATCCTTGTCCTACCCGGCGGCCCGGGCGCCACGTCCCTGACCATCCACTTCTCGGACTCGTACCCAGACGTGCCGCCGGAGGTCCTAGGCACCCACAGCGCCGGCGAGAACGCTCCCCGCGGCGCTGGAGCGCGCGACCTCGCCATCTTCCGCgaggccgttgccgccgtctACCAGCCCGGCGCCGTATGCCTGtttgacgccgtcgaggagttCTCGAGACTGCTGGAGGTGCACGCGGATACcgagccgtcggcgccgtcgccttcgctCCGCGAGGAGGCTGAGCACGAGACGCAACCCGCGCCTTCGTTCCTCTCGGAGGAGCCGCCGTGGATCGCCTCGGAGCCGTTCGTCGAGCTCAAGTCGGTGttcctcgcccgcgccgcccccgtcacCTCGCCCGAGCAGGCAGCCGGCTACGTCCAGCACCTTCTCGCCACGGACAAGAAGGTCCGCACGGCGACGCACAACATGACGGCGTGGCGCATCCGAGGACCGAACGGTACCAGCTTCCAGGActgcgacgacgacggggagaCGGCAGCCGGGAGCCGCCTGCTTCACCTGATGCAGTTGATGGATCTGTGGGATGtcatggtggtggtgtcacGTTGGTACGGTGGCCAGAAGCTGGGCCCGCGCCGGTTCGCGCTGATTAACAGTGCTGCGCGAGACGCTTTTGTCAAGGCCGGTTGGGTGGAGGAAGCTGGGcaaggcaagaagaaggggcACAGCAAATGA
- a CDS encoding Cra-b-like protein: MIPEKPLPCSDEFASPDAYVAALLEFATTTDIFQILCGGVHVLDFFTNESGLFAQILPQEWQPFLLSYDTGALLDLLMRDDLDALPLDSMDPAPPASFLEYIRSVRRLSLRRTFSPSSQAEARPPPKLSRSVAVGMKPKKVHEVSHFARYVDSLAGAISSRWGKETTHFVDFGSGQNYLGRTLALPPYNRHVVAVEGREHNIDGAKGLDVLSGLASKEVVMRNKKLWLQMQADRLGTEAVRNVPSKLSTDAVEDFDFRPIKELEPQYNRALGKGSVSYVVGRLESGDLTEVIGRIEKEVLPEEEDKELKMMAVSIHSCGNLSHYGIRSLVMNPAIHSVAIVGCCYNLLTEKLGPPTYKYTYARPSLQALNGRVVRESARHDPEGFPLSETLSTYKGEGVRMNITARMMACQAPQNWTQTESDDFFTRHLFRAVLQKIFLDRGVINKVYHRGMDDNEAASDENGDARPDESPFNTSTNPVIIGSLRKACYRSLKDYVRGAVAKLTTNREYSQYSDVIRDKMAGISDEDIAAYERDYLCRKKEVAAVWSLMAFSATVVESLIVTDRWLFLREHTDVVRDCWVETVFDYKESPRNMVVVGIKK; encoded by the coding sequence ATGATACCAGAGAAGCCCCTCCCGTGCTCCGACGAGTTCGCCTCGCCGGATGCCTATGTCGCGGCGCTCCTCGAGTTTGCGACCACGACGGACATATTCCAAATTCTCTGTGGCGGCGTTCACGTTCTCGACTTCTTCACAAATGAATCAGGCCTCTTCGCCCAGATCCTCCCGCAGGAGTGGCAGCCCTTCCTGCTGTCATATGACACTGGCGCCCTCCTAGACTTGCTCATGCGGGACGATCTTGACGCCCTCCCGCTGGACTCCATGGACCCTGCGCCGCCAGCAAGCTTCTTGGAGTACATCCGCAGCGTGCGCCGTCTCTCCCTGCGCAGGACCTTCTCGCCATCGTcccaggccgaggcgaggccgccgccgaagctctcgcgctccgtcgccgtcggcatgaAGCCCAAGAAGGTGCATGAGGTCTCTCACTTCGCTCGCTACGTCGACTCCCTCGCGGGCGCCATCTCGTCCCGCTGGGGCAAGGAGACGACGCACTTTGTCGACTTTGGCAGCGGCCAGAACTACCTCGGCCGCACCctggcgctgccgccgtacaaccgccacgtcgtcgccgtcgaagGCCGCGAGCACAACATCGACGGCGCAAAGGGCCTTGACGTCCTCTCTGGCCTGGCGAGCAAAGAGGTTGTCATGCGCAACAAGAAGCTTTGGCTGCAGATGCAGGCCGACAGGCTCGGCACGGAGGCCGTCAGGAACGTGCCCAGCAAGCTCTcgaccgacgccgtcgaagaCTTTGACTTCCGCCCcatcaaggagctcgagccGCAGTACAACCGCGCGCTGGGCAAGGGATCCGTGTCGTACGTCGTTGGCCGGCTGGAGAGCGGCGACCTGACCGAGGTCATCGGGCGCATCGAAAAGGAGGTGCTcccggaggaggaggacaaggagctcaagatgATGGCCGTGTCGATCCACTCGTGCGGCAACCTCTCGCACTACGGCATCCGCTCGCTCGTCATGAACCCGGCCATCCACTcggtcgccatcgtcggctgCTGCTACAATCTCCTGACGGAGAAGCTCGGCCCGCCGACGTACAAGTACACCTATGCGCGGCCCAGCCTACAGGCCCTCAACGGCCGCGTGGTCCGCGAGTCCGCGCGACATGACCCGGAGGGCTTCCCCCTCAGCGAGACGCTGTCCACATAcaagggcgagggcgtgcGCATGAACATCACGGCGCGCATGATGGCCTGCCAGGCGCCGCAGAACTGGACGCAGACCGAGAGCGACGACTTCTTCACACGGCATCTGTTCCGCGCGGTCCTGCAGAAAATCTTCCTCGACCGCGGCGTCATCAACAAGGTCTACCACCGCGGCATGGACGACAACGAAGCCGCCAGCGACGAGAACGGGGACGCACGTCCTGATGAGTCCCCCTTCAACACCAGCACGAACCCGGTCATCATCGGCTCGCTGCGCAAGGCGTGCTACAGGTCCCTCAAGGACTACGTCCGCGGCGCTGTGGCCAAGCTGACGACGAACCGCGAGTACAGCCAGTACAGCGACGTCATCCGTGACAAGATGGCGGGcatctcggacgaggacatCGCCGCGTACGAGCGGGACTACTTGTGCCGCAAGAAGGAGGTGGCGGCAGTATGGAGCCTGATGGCTTTCAGTGCGACCGTGGTTGAGTCACTCATCGTCACGGACCGCTGGCTGTTCCTGCGGGAGCAcaccgacgtcgtccgggACTGCTGGGTCGAAACCGTCTTCGACTACAAGGAGAGCCCGAGGAACATGGTGGTCGTGGGCATCAAGAAATAG